GTTCGTCGTCGAGGCGGTCGAGCACGTCGCTGCCGGGGACCCCGTAGCGTTCGATCAGGCCGGCCTCGCAGCGCTGCCGCAGCACGCCGGGCGCCTCGGCCATCGTCGTGCCCAGCACCTCGAACTCGGGCAGCCGGATCTCGCCCAGCCCGATGTCGCCGATCGGGTCGAGGCGGCAGCGCCCGGCCAGGTCCGCGGTCGTGGCGAGCAGATCGTCGGCGTCGCGGCGGCCGGTGAGCAGGCAGGCCTCCTCGGCTGCGCGCCGCATGGCCTCGCCGTCCTTGAGGTGCCCCTCCGCGTTGCGACGGTCGATGTTGCGCAGGTCGAGCGGGACCAGTCGGCGGGCCGCATCGAGCACGTCGACGGTGGCGGCCTGCTCGCGGCGCGCCATCCGCACCGCGTTGGTGAGGACGACCGGCACCCCCGTCTCGTCGCCCAGCCGGATCAGGCCCGCGGCCTGGTGCGCGGAGGCGACCCCGCGGCCACCCGTGTGGTGGTTGGTGGCTGCCAGCACCACGCCCTCGCCCAGTTCGTCGCGCCAGGTGGCGAGCCGCTCCGCGGCCAGGTCGGGGCGGCCAGCAGCCAGCGCCTCGCCCACCTCGGAGTCGGCGCCGAGCAGCACGACCGTGTCCCGGCCGGCGCAGTGGCGCCCGACCAGTTCGCGGACCAGGACCGGCTCGGACCGCTCCCCCGTCAGCTGGGCGGCGGTGATCAGCCCGCAGAGCGCGCCCCAGCCCGCCCGCGAGGTGGCGAGTGTGACGATCCGTGGCAGCCGGTCGTCGCGGAGCTGCCCGCCGCGGGCCGCGGTGGGCCGGCTCTGGGGACGCCAGCCGTCCGGGGAGACCGCCAGGTCGGCGCCGACGATCGGGGCGATCCCCGCCTGCAGGCAGGCCTTGGCGAACCGGACGGCGCCGTAGAGGCCGCCGCGGTCGGTGATCGCCAGCGCCTCCATGTCGTGCCGGGCCGCCTCCGCCACCAGCGCGGCCGGATGCGAGGCCCCGTACTGGAAGGAGTAGCCGGACGCGACCCGCAGATGCGTGAAGGGCGTCATCAGCCGGCCTCCCCCGCCACGTCCCGCTCCCGCAGGCGCAGCCAGCGGGCGGACTCCAGCAGGAACTGTTGCGCGTCGCGCACCAGGTCGGCGGCCTCACGCTCCCCGACGACGCCGCGCACCCCGGCCTCCGCCGCGAGGGCCCGCGGGGCGATGGCGGCGAAGTAGCCGCCCCATTCGCCCAGCTCCGGGGCAGCGGCGACGAGCAGGGTCCACACGTCGGCACGACCGCGGCCGCGGCGGGGGGAGGCCGTCACCACGGCGAGCGCCACCTGTTCTGCGCACCGGTACGCGCCGGAGAAGCGTTCGATGGGGAGGTCGGCGATGTCCGCCTCGACGACGAGCCGTCGGGCGTGGCTGAGGTCGATCATCAGTCGAGCACCGCCTGCAGCACCCAGTCCTCGGAGTCGACGGTGCGGGCCAGTTCGTAGACGCCGCGCTGGCGTCCGTTGCCGGCCTCGACCCGCCAGATCTCCCGCTCTCCCAGCAGGTCACCCTCGGCGGCGGCGATCTCCTCGCCGCGGGCAGCGCGGACGCGGGGCCCCGTCCACCACGGGGCGGCCCGGTTCCAGCGGCCCTGGACCTCCTTGACCAGCAGCAGCCGGTCGCGCCAGATGAACTGCCGCGGCTGGTCCGTGAACAGCACGTGGATGGGTTCGTCGTAGGTACGCATGGCCGCCTCCCGGGGATCGCACAACATTTCGGTTAGGTTCGACCCGGGAGCCCCGCCCCGGCGTGGGGGTCGAATCCACGCCGGGCCGGGGCGGCCCATCATCCGTGCCTGTTCAACCAGAGCTTCCCCGAACTAATCGAACAGGCGTTCGGATGGATACCACTATAGGCGCTCCCTCCGACGAAACGTCAACCCCCGGGCGACCACTATCCTGTGCGCCATGGTGATCATCCGTGGGGCGGGTCTGGCCGGACTCGCGGCCGCCGCCCGCCTGGCGCGACTCGGCCATGAGGTGACCCTCGCGACGGGGGGAACGCCGCTGGGCGATGCCTACGCACCCGGCGTTCCGACCAATCCCGATCCACTCGGAACCATCACGCTCCCCGCGGCCTGGCGGGATCTGTTCAAGAAGTCCGGCGGGCACCTGACGACCGAGCTGAACCGCGCCCACCTCACCCTCGTCGAGGCCGATCCTGTCGCCGTCGACCTTGGAGAGGGGGACCTGCTGCGGCTGCCCGCCGAGCGCGGTGCCCAGTTCCGCGCCATCGGCGAGCGTCTCGGCGAGGCGGAGGCCGCCCGCTGGCGCGACCTGATCGATTCCCTGGACGACGCCTGGATCGTCTTCCGACGACACGCGCTCGAGGGGACGACCCCCGTCACGACGCCCGGGCAGCGGGCCGCGCTCCTGCTGGACGTGTCCGCCGGCGACCTGGCCGACCGCGTGCATCCCGCACTCGGACGCCTCGTCGTGGACGCCGCCGGCACCCCGGGGGCACCGGGCGTCGAGGCGCTTCCGCTGGCCGTCGAGCGCACGTTCGGGCGGTGGCGGCTGGTCGCCGCGGACGGCACAGCACGCCCCGGCACGTCGCTGGTGGGGCTGTTGACGACGCGGCTGGCCGAACGCGGGGTGCAGCTGGCCGACGAGCCGCCCGGGCCCGTGGACATCGACTGCGTGCCCGCCGGGCCGGTGGGGCGGGCGCACGACGCAGCGGCCTGGCTGGCACGGACGCCGATCGCGGGCGCCGACGGCAGGCTGCGGGCCTCGGCGGCCTCACCGGCGGGAACCCAGCCGTGGGCCGAACTCGGCAGCGCCGCGCTCGCCGTCTACGCACTGCATGAGCGGCTCACGGGCGAGGACTGTCGTCCGACCAACGTCGACTTCCGGCTGCCGAGACTCCCCCAGGGATAGGCCCGGCCGTCCGCGCTGCGGCGGACCTGGTCGATGGATTCTGCGCTGACAAGCACCGATACCTAGAGCCTGTTCGCTTGTAGCGAACGGATGTTCGAGACACCCCAGCAAGAGTTTCCCGACCATTCCCCAGAAAAAGTGTCAGACCCCCTCTGTTGAATAGACGGTATGGACGGCACCGCAGCAGCCAGGATCGAGGAGCTCATCGAGCACCTCGAAGTTTCCCTGGCCGCGCTGCGTTCAGAGAGCCGCAACGACACCCTCACCCTGATCGACCGGATCGAATCCGTCACCGGGAAACTGAACGGCACCCGCCTCGCTCTCATCCATCAGGCCACGCTCACCAGCGCCGCCGGAGACGAACTCGACCACCGCCTCCACAACAGCAACCGGGCCACGATCAGACAGGTCCGCGGCGACATCCGCCTCGCCAGAGAACTCGAATCCCGCTACCCACTCCTGTTGGAGGCGCTGCGTGACGGACAGTTGTCCGAGCAGCAGGCCCGCGCGATCATGACCGGACTCAACCCCCTCCAACTCACCGAGACCCAATCCGTCCACTGCCAAACCGAACTCATCGGCTACGCCACCCAATTCGACCCCAGCGAACTCCTCGCCCTGGCCACCCGAATGACCGAAGTCATCGACCCCGACCACGCCCCTCGGCCGAGTCATACGCCCACACCGGGGAGCGCCCAAGCGCGGCAGCGAAGAGAGCCGACGCCCTGGCCAGGCTCTGCACCGTCGCCGCGAACAGCGGCCAACTCCCCGCACACGGCGGAGACCGACCCCACGTGATCGTCACCCTCGACTACGACACCCTGCTCACCGGCCTCGGCACAGCCAGCTACCTCGACGATGGATCTCGGCTCTCCGCAAGAGAGGCGCGGCGCCTCGCCTGCGACGCCGACCTGATTCCCATGGTCCTCGGGGCGGCAGTCGGCCGCTCGATGTCGGCCGGTCGCGCCGGTACTTCACCAAGTCGATCAGCACCGCACTCGCCATCCGGGACCGCGGCTGCGCCTTCCCCGGCTGCGACGCACCGCCCTCGGCCTGCGACAGGCACCACACCCAGCCCTGGAAAGCAGGAGGCATCACCAGCCTCGCCCTCGGAGTCCTCCTGTGTTGCTACCACCACCGCCTCGCAGAACCCGACCCGCTGAAACCGGCAGAGATGCAGTGGCAGATCCACTTCGACAACAACGGGTTCCCGCGGTTCACCCCGCCGAAGTTCGTGGATCCGAGCCGACGGCCTCGTCAGCACCACCGGTACCGGCTCCACGGGAGAACTCTGCCCACAACCAGTCAGGACCACCCACCGGGCCACTTCCCGATCGACGACCTCCCCATGTCCCCCGCCTGGGCCTCCCCGGACGAGTAGGACTGCGACCAGCGGGACGCCCCTTCGAGACGGTTGCTCGTACCTCGCAACCTCCTCAGGGAACGAACTCCCGACGAGCGACCTCCGAGGACCGGCCCTTCGACACGGCCGCAAGCGGCCGGCTCAGGGAACGAGAATCCTGAGGAGCGAGCGCCTCGAAGGATGGTTCCTGAGGAGCGAGCGCCTGCGCGAGCGTCTCGAATGGATGGTTCCTGAGGAGCGAGCGCCTGCGCGAGCGTCTCGAATGGATGGTTCCTGAGGAGCGAGCGCCTGCGCGAGCGTCTCGAAGGACGACAAGCTCAGGGAACCCGCGTCTCGAAGGATGGTTCCTGAGGAGCGAGCGCCTGCGCGAGCGTCTCGAAGGACGCCCATGTCAGCTGCACTACCACAGACCCGGGGATGACGTTTCGGCTCAGAGATAGCACACTAGGAGCGTGCCCCCCGAACTTCTCGTTCTGTCCATCGTGATCATCGTGGCCCTGGCCTTCGATTTCACCAACGGCTTCCACGACACCGGCAACGCCATGGCTACCACCATC
The DNA window shown above is from Tessaracoccus defluvii and carries:
- a CDS encoding SAV_6107 family HEPN domain-containing protein; its protein translation is MIDLSHARRLVVEADIADLPIERFSGAYRCAEQVALAVVTASPRRGRGRADVWTLLVAAAPELGEWGGYFAAIAPRALAAEAGVRGVVGEREAADLVRDAQQFLLESARWLRLRERDVAGEAG
- a CDS encoding DUF222 domain-containing protein yields the protein MDGTAAARIEELIEHLEVSLAALRSESRNDTLTLIDRIESVTGKLNGTRLALIHQATLTSAAGDELDHRLHNSNRATIRQVRGDIRLARELESRYPLLLEALRDGQLSEQQARAIMTGLNPLQLTETQSVHCQTELIGYATQFDPSELLALATRMTEVIDPDHAPRPSHTPTPGSAQARQRREPTPWPGSAPSPRTAANSPHTAETDPT
- a CDS encoding FAD-binding protein, translating into MVIIRGAGLAGLAAAARLARLGHEVTLATGGTPLGDAYAPGVPTNPDPLGTITLPAAWRDLFKKSGGHLTTELNRAHLTLVEADPVAVDLGEGDLLRLPAERGAQFRAIGERLGEAEAARWRDLIDSLDDAWIVFRRHALEGTTPVTTPGQRAALLLDVSAGDLADRVHPALGRLVVDAAGTPGAPGVEALPLAVERTFGRWRLVAADGTARPGTSLVGLLTTRLAERGVQLADEPPGPVDIDCVPAGPVGRAHDAAAWLARTPIAGADGRLRASAASPAGTQPWAELGSAALAVYALHERLTGEDCRPTNVDFRLPRLPQG
- a CDS encoding DUF6504 family protein produces the protein MRTYDEPIHVLFTDQPRQFIWRDRLLLVKEVQGRWNRAAPWWTGPRVRAARGEEIAAAEGDLLGEREIWRVEAGNGRQRGVYELARTVDSEDWVLQAVLD
- a CDS encoding DUF222 domain-containing protein, with protein sequence MARLCTVAANSGQLPAHGGDRPHVIVTLDYDTLLTGLGTASYLDDGSRLSAREARRLACDADLIPMVLGAAVGRSMSAGRAGTSPSRSAPHSPSGTAAAPSPAATHRPRPATGTTPSPGKQEASPASPSESSCVATTTASQNPTR